The following are encoded together in the bacterium genome:
- the cpaB gene encoding Flp pilus assembly protein CpaB produces MARQFGRTQPSRGGSGPQVLILVGLVLFIISGGVAFLLIQSGKKGAPVASNQPVAVVEPVAPMKMVEVLVPIQEVQAGSALEPRMFRSESRPQVGVSERAVRGFDEIQGSYARSLIVPGQPLHKEYITTIRPANVLTAKIPEGFRAVTIRTDSLTSVGGFARPGARVDVNWSTRVNGSPAIIPIVENAEVLSADSQTTNQDVKAGVVPNTVTLLVTAEDAKKIQLASTSGSLSLSLRGDADSQATQGRGEVTIPDLLGRPVTREKVKNEGAVIVDGKKFYLVNGQLLPADSLE; encoded by the coding sequence ATGGCTCGTCAATTTGGAAGAACACAACCATCCCGTGGGGGAAGCGGTCCTCAGGTCCTTATACTCGTAGGATTGGTGCTGTTTATCATTTCGGGAGGTGTGGCCTTTCTCCTCATACAGTCTGGAAAGAAAGGGGCTCCTGTCGCCTCTAACCAGCCCGTTGCAGTCGTGGAGCCGGTGGCGCCGATGAAGATGGTTGAGGTGCTGGTTCCCATCCAAGAGGTTCAAGCCGGAAGTGCTCTTGAGCCAAGGATGTTCCGCTCAGAATCTCGGCCGCAGGTAGGGGTGTCTGAGAGAGCTGTTCGGGGGTTCGATGAGATTCAAGGGAGCTATGCCCGCTCGCTGATTGTTCCCGGTCAGCCTCTTCATAAGGAATATATCACTACGATCCGACCAGCGAACGTGCTGACTGCTAAGATACCTGAGGGGTTTCGAGCAGTAACGATCCGTACAGATTCATTAACCAGCGTTGGTGGTTTCGCTCGGCCAGGAGCGCGGGTGGATGTGAATTGGTCGACTCGGGTAAATGGTTCTCCAGCCATTATTCCGATTGTAGAAAACGCTGAGGTGCTTTCTGCCGATAGCCAGACAACGAATCAAGATGTCAAGGCGGGTGTTGTGCCTAATACCGTAACCCTATTGGTGACAGCAGAGGATGCGAAGAAGATACAGCTTGCCTCTACCTCAGGTTCTCTCAGTCTCTCTCTTCGGGGTGATGCCGATTCTCAGGCAACTCAGGGTCGTGGAGAGGTGACCATTCCAGATTTGCTCGGACGACCGGTTACCAGAGAGAAAGTAAAGAATGAGGGTGCCGTTATCGTTGACGGGAAGAAATTCTACCTTGTTAACGGTCAGCTCCTTCCTGCGGACTCCCTAGAATAA
- a CDS encoding Flp family type IVb pilin: protein MKAIVKKEAGASLVEYALLVALVAVVAIGALTFLGNEVSERFSVVGSQIAGS, encoded by the coding sequence ATGAAAGCAATTGTTAAAAAAGAAGCTGGGGCAAGCCTTGTTGAGTACGCTCTTTTGGTGGCTCTTGTCGCCGTTGTTGCTATCGGGGCACTCACTTTTCTCGGTAATGAAGTGAGCGAAAGATTTAGTGTTGTTGGTAGTCAAATAGCGGGGTCATAG
- a CDS encoding serine/threonine protein kinase, producing MNQAKLIHIRSGTIIASRYKVTRRLGTGSMGVVYACTDKEEDDQLVAMKVLFPEVAQDRVALRRFRNEIFASYGVIHENVVRAFDYIRDGEITGYTLEYVGGGDLADKLGEDPTPIPIREIVGLLIDMCAGLQAIHDAGIVHRDMKPENILLTELGRAKIADFGIARTGSGQKLTEHGGVVGTIDYVSPEYMLNSHVDWRSDIYALGILGYEMVTQEQPFRGESVYATMMKRLKTEPRMPSAIRTECPPELERIILKAMARAIEERYQSSEAMLHDLLALQQQLSRDSVRYSEANEGSLREGSPKRALLAEKPRKGKRASSGGTHSSRVKVRDILPIDQHESGLERRTSMAEGTDIAAMLPVSGQQKGAERGRSSTLWRGSSAPSGFGDFGESEPVFHSRANNRPRTGLERIRFNAKTFLTIVLFILLSLALTGLVVCGLVYPSQCGSFLPLDALFMSFSP from the coding sequence ATGAACCAAGCAAAACTGATTCATATCCGTTCCGGAACAATTATCGCATCTCGATACAAAGTCACTCGCCGCCTCGGCACGGGCAGTATGGGGGTGGTCTATGCCTGTACCGACAAAGAGGAAGACGATCAACTTGTTGCAATGAAGGTCTTATTTCCAGAAGTTGCGCAAGATCGGGTGGCACTAAGACGGTTTCGAAATGAGATTTTTGCCTCTTACGGTGTAATTCATGAAAATGTGGTCCGTGCGTTCGACTATATACGTGATGGAGAGATAACAGGATATACGCTGGAGTACGTCGGTGGGGGGGACCTTGCAGATAAACTTGGAGAGGATCCTACGCCGATTCCGATCAGAGAAATTGTAGGTCTACTAATAGACATGTGTGCTGGACTTCAAGCAATTCACGATGCGGGGATTGTTCACCGTGACATGAAGCCAGAAAATATTCTCCTTACGGAACTTGGGAGAGCCAAGATAGCTGATTTTGGAATAGCTCGTACGGGCAGTGGCCAGAAGTTAACCGAGCACGGTGGAGTGGTCGGCACAATTGACTACGTGAGTCCTGAGTATATGCTCAACTCGCACGTCGATTGGCGTTCAGACATTTATGCACTTGGCATTCTCGGTTACGAAATGGTGACTCAAGAGCAGCCATTCAGGGGTGAAAGTGTCTATGCAACAATGATGAAGCGATTAAAGACTGAGCCAAGAATGCCAAGTGCTATACGAACGGAGTGTCCGCCAGAGTTAGAGAGAATCATTCTCAAGGCTATGGCTCGAGCGATAGAGGAACGCTACCAATCTTCCGAAGCCATGCTTCATGACTTGTTAGCGCTTCAACAACAACTCTCACGAGACAGCGTTCGGTACTCTGAGGCTAACGAAGGAAGCCTCAGAGAGGGGTCCCCGAAGAGGGCGCTCTTGGCAGAAAAGCCTCGTAAGGGAAAAAGAGCTTCATCCGGGGGAACGCACTCCTCCCGGGTTAAGGTGAGAGATATTTTACCGATTGATCAGCATGAGTCTGGTCTTGAGCGTAGGACCTCAATGGCAGAGGGTACCGATATTGCTGCCATGCTGCCCGTCTCTGGGCAGCAGAAAGGAGCAGAGCGCGGAAGGAGCAGTACCCTGTGGAGGGGGTCTTCCGCTCCCTCTGGATTTGGTGATTTTGGGGAGTCGGAGCCAGTTTTTCACTCCAGAGCTAATAACAGACCCCGAACTGGTTTGGAGCGTATCCGTTTTAACGCGAAGACATTTTTAACTATTGTTTTATTTATACTTCTCTCCTTGGCTCTGACAGGGCTTGTGGTTTGTGGTCTCGTTTATCCATCGCAATGTGGCTCTTTTTTGCCTCTAGATGCGCTTTTTATGAGTTTTTCCCCATAA
- a CDS encoding serine/threonine-protein phosphatase, with translation MQSDHESYLEPAAISDVGCERTLNEDRFASIESPSGITWLVCDGMGGQTGGDLAAQLAIDAIRRELQNQPARSPMVSIKSALEEANRRVVLRRQNQSFAQMGTTATAVQVFGAEVVIANVGDSRAYLVRDGAIQQLTVDHTYVQELVEKGEIDENEALSHPKAHILTRCLGANPGLDIDLIQYWINPSTSKSDSSLGDILLLCSDGLYSLVEEGEIASIISSCSPSDACDRLVTLAKERGGYDNITAIIIPLHGELSSEQPFGYSSQTVT, from the coding sequence ATGCAAAGTGACCACGAATCATACCTAGAACCAGCCGCTATTTCTGATGTTGGGTGTGAACGAACACTCAATGAAGATCGGTTTGCTTCGATCGAGTCGCCGTCTGGAATAACGTGGCTTGTCTGCGATGGAATGGGAGGACAGACAGGAGGCGATCTCGCTGCTCAACTTGCAATAGATGCAATTCGTCGCGAGCTTCAGAATCAGCCGGCGCGTTCTCCGATGGTATCGATCAAGAGTGCTCTAGAAGAAGCAAATCGTCGGGTAGTGCTTCGAAGACAAAATCAATCATTTGCGCAAATGGGCACGACCGCCACGGCCGTTCAGGTATTTGGCGCAGAGGTTGTCATTGCAAATGTGGGTGATTCACGTGCCTATCTTGTTCGGGATGGAGCAATTCAGCAACTCACAGTAGACCATACTTATGTACAGGAGCTTGTTGAGAAAGGCGAGATCGATGAGAACGAAGCGCTGTCCCATCCAAAAGCGCATATTCTCACAAGATGTCTCGGTGCAAATCCTGGATTAGACATTGATCTCATCCAGTACTGGATTAATCCGAGTACATCGAAAAGTGATAGTAGCCTGGGAGATATCTTGCTCCTCTGTTCCGATGGGCTTTATAGCCTCGTTGAGGAAGGAGAGATCGCTTCAATTATTAGCTCTTGTTCTCCATCGGATGCTTGCGACCGTCTTGTTACACTCGCAAAGGAGCGAGGTGGATATGACAATATTACCGCTATTATCATCCCGCTACATGGCGAGCTATCTTCAGAGCAGCCTTTTGGATACTCCAGTCAGACAGTTACGTAG
- a CDS encoding cob(I)yrinic acid a,c-diamide adenosyltransferase yields MVKLSKLYTRAGDAGETGLVGGKRVVKASPQVHAYGDIDELNSWIGMIRTQLRGQSAIDADTALHEIQQELFDIGAELATPHESEWKPPTIITESEVAALEKQIDVWTASVPELKSFLLPGGSQLMSTIHITRTVCRRAERSIVGYSQEESVRPIILIYLNRLSDWLFAFARHCSEITGEAEHLWDSTRSVPEE; encoded by the coding sequence ATGGTAAAGCTTTCAAAACTCTATACTCGAGCCGGGGACGCTGGCGAGACAGGGCTCGTTGGAGGTAAGCGAGTGGTGAAAGCAAGTCCTCAGGTGCATGCGTATGGTGATATTGATGAGCTCAATAGTTGGATCGGCATGATCAGAACGCAACTGAGAGGGCAAAGTGCCATAGATGCTGATACCGCCCTCCACGAAATTCAACAAGAGCTCTTTGACATTGGCGCTGAGTTAGCGACTCCACATGAGTCTGAATGGAAGCCTCCTACCATCATCACAGAGTCAGAGGTAGCAGCTCTCGAAAAACAGATTGATGTATGGACTGCCTCGGTTCCAGAACTGAAGTCTTTTCTCCTTCCAGGGGGCTCTCAACTCATGAGCACCATTCACATTACGAGAACGGTATGTAGACGTGCGGAACGCTCTATCGTTGGCTACTCGCAAGAAGAGTCAGTAAGACCTATTATTCTCATCTATCTGAATCGCCTCAGTGACTGGCTTTTTGCATTTGCCCGTCATTGTTCTGAGATTACAGGTGAGGCTGAACATTTATGGGATTCTACTCGGTCTGTGCCAGAAGAATGA
- a CDS encoding response regulator, whose translation MSLSDRLLLIQFNDPKFQSFLEKVGYELFSVDQWSEVQDLLGREPIDAILFDGSTDTDSIDFLETVKNQPKIQSLPMFFFVDNEDRAEELQKKSLDKVEVFVKPYSIGAVASKIATEVRLRKFAGEDEVTATLSETNAALRDLTLHLKKDLEEARSIQQNLLPKVLPEKDEFEIAFSYEPLEEVGGDWFFIEEVAGNKVSVQIGDVTGHGLSAAFIGSMTKMAMVAAGACAPHELLQKMNGLLEPQLPDGKFVTMFSYLYEYETGLLHYARAGHPPALLLRRREGKVLQLKGEGFPLGFLEGADYSLGQEIVEKDDILIIYTDAFPESTNMEGAYYGIERLEKFLLELPREISAEDVIQLLKENFDDFREGRLLKDDATVVALRRKNGG comes from the coding sequence GTGTCTCTTTCTGATAGATTACTGTTGATTCAGTTCAATGATCCGAAGTTCCAGAGCTTCCTTGAGAAAGTTGGATATGAACTTTTCTCCGTTGATCAGTGGAGTGAAGTGCAAGATCTGTTAGGTCGCGAGCCGATTGATGCTATTCTTTTTGATGGCTCTACCGATACCGATTCAATCGATTTTTTGGAGACGGTCAAAAACCAGCCGAAGATTCAGAGTCTTCCCATGTTCTTCTTTGTGGATAATGAAGATAGAGCAGAGGAGCTTCAGAAAAAATCCCTGGATAAAGTCGAAGTTTTTGTAAAGCCGTATTCAATTGGTGCGGTGGCCAGCAAGATTGCGACTGAGGTGCGGTTACGTAAATTTGCTGGAGAAGATGAAGTAACAGCAACATTATCCGAGACAAATGCTGCTTTGCGAGATCTTACGCTTCATTTGAAGAAAGATCTTGAGGAGGCAAGAAGCATTCAACAGAATCTTCTTCCCAAAGTGCTACCTGAAAAAGATGAGTTTGAAATAGCCTTCTCATATGAGCCTCTTGAGGAAGTCGGAGGAGACTGGTTTTTTATCGAAGAGGTTGCCGGGAACAAAGTGAGTGTTCAGATTGGCGATGTGACGGGACATGGACTTTCCGCGGCGTTTATCGGCAGTATGACAAAAATGGCGATGGTAGCAGCTGGTGCATGTGCTCCACATGAGTTGCTGCAAAAGATGAACGGACTTTTAGAGCCGCAGCTCCCGGATGGCAAGTTCGTGACGATGTTCAGTTATTTGTATGAATATGAAACCGGTCTTCTTCACTACGCACGTGCTGGACATCCCCCAGCACTACTTCTTAGGCGTCGAGAGGGTAAAGTCTTACAATTGAAGGGGGAAGGATTTCCCCTTGGGTTTCTTGAGGGAGCAGACTATTCTCTTGGTCAAGAAATAGTTGAGAAAGATGATATTCTCATCATTTACACAGATGCCTTCCCCGAGAGTACCAATATGGAGGGAGCGTATTACGGTATCGAGCGATTGGAAAAGTTTCTCCTTGAACTTCCTCGTGAAATTTCTGCAGAAGATGTTATCCAGCTGCTCAAGGAAAATTTTGATGATTTTCGAGAGGGACGTCTCTTGAAAGATGATGCAACTGTTGTTGCATTGAGACGAAAAAATGGTGGATAA
- a CDS encoding pyridoxal-phosphate dependent enzyme gives MRVFREREGKMTKQQTTAPVSLRDIEDARKRIAPHLFKTPLSFSHGLSARFNRDVYIKWDNKLRTGSFKERGALNFLLRLSDEQRKQGVCAASAGNHALAVAWHCKKLGIPCTIVMPTTAPLVKIKTSSNFGAEVQLVGKILGESYEFAQELSRKQKKIFVPGYDHVDVVAGAGVSGLEILEDLPDFDSIVVPIGGGGLIAGIARALKESNHPAKIFGVRSTWTKGPGYTSPFSPSPIADGIAVKEIGGVPAEIIETDVDEILYVEEQIIASAVTLYLYEERTVIEGAGSASLATLMADMIPANFKKTVLLACGSNIDLNILARLIQRSQFQQGQLVRLRVSVPDRPGSLMQLTKCISDQHANVLETFHERSFSREPGNVEITFLLEIRDLKHKQSVFESLSALDLNPMEV, from the coding sequence GTGAGAGTATTTCGCGAGAGAGAAGGAAAAATGACGAAACAACAAACCACAGCCCCTGTATCGCTACGGGACATCGAAGACGCGCGGAAGCGAATCGCACCTCATCTTTTTAAAACGCCCCTCTCATTCTCTCATGGTCTTAGTGCACGATTTAATCGAGATGTATATATCAAGTGGGATAATAAATTACGCACTGGCTCTTTCAAAGAGCGTGGAGCCCTAAACTTTCTACTTCGACTGAGTGATGAGCAGCGAAAGCAAGGAGTCTGCGCTGCAAGTGCTGGCAATCATGCTCTCGCCGTAGCATGGCACTGTAAAAAACTTGGCATCCCATGCACGATTGTCATGCCCACCACCGCTCCACTTGTAAAAATTAAAACCTCTTCAAACTTCGGAGCAGAGGTTCAACTCGTTGGGAAAATCCTTGGGGAGTCCTATGAATTTGCGCAGGAGTTATCACGCAAGCAAAAGAAAATATTCGTCCCAGGATATGACCATGTAGACGTAGTGGCTGGCGCCGGCGTCTCCGGTCTAGAAATACTTGAAGATCTGCCTGATTTTGATTCGATAGTAGTTCCTATTGGGGGCGGCGGGCTGATTGCTGGGATAGCTCGTGCCCTCAAGGAGAGCAATCACCCAGCAAAAATATTCGGGGTTCGCTCAACGTGGACAAAAGGCCCTGGATATACATCGCCGTTTTCACCAAGTCCTATCGCTGATGGTATTGCAGTAAAAGAGATTGGGGGCGTTCCCGCAGAAATTATAGAGACTGATGTTGATGAAATTTTATATGTAGAAGAACAAATCATTGCTTCAGCAGTAACTCTCTACCTCTATGAGGAACGGACCGTGATTGAGGGGGCTGGAAGTGCATCGCTCGCGACTCTGATGGCTGATATGATTCCAGCGAACTTTAAGAAGACGGTGCTTCTTGCATGTGGAAGCAACATCGATCTTAATATTCTAGCTCGACTTATTCAGAGATCACAGTTTCAACAAGGTCAGTTGGTACGCCTTCGAGTATCTGTTCCGGATCGCCCCGGGTCTTTGATGCAACTCACAAAGTGTATATCCGACCAACATGCGAACGTCCTTGAAACCTTCCATGAACGGAGCTTTTCTCGAGAACCAGGCAATGTAGAAATCACTTTTCTACTTGAGATACGAGACCTCAAACATAAACAATCCGTCTTTGAGAGTCTGTCTGCTCTCGACCTGAACCCCATGGAGGTTTAA
- a CDS encoding bifunctional nuclease family protein, with protein MSLALDTLSIVRGKSFRSVRGYRVDTMEDESAIEMFVGGLVLDPNTQAPVVVLKNEEGDIHLPIWIGVAEATSIASAIKELEMARPLTHDLVMTILDEVSFRVERVVITELKDSTYFAELILASGDKALILDSRPSDAIAVALRAEAPIFVTQQVLSQAQISFADNMHSGGDSQEDGEPDAPSHSSDVSGGEGQGPADAEAASDLLEEELASRFQNFKEIDKDKWNEILEELDPDDFKYKT; from the coding sequence GTGAGCCTCGCACTCGATACACTCTCTATAGTGAGAGGAAAGAGTTTTCGTTCGGTTAGGGGATATAGAGTCGATACTATGGAAGATGAATCAGCGATAGAAATGTTTGTTGGTGGTCTAGTGCTAGACCCGAACACCCAGGCTCCCGTTGTTGTTCTGAAAAATGAAGAGGGTGATATTCACCTGCCGATATGGATCGGTGTAGCAGAGGCAACCTCAATTGCAAGTGCAATTAAAGAATTAGAGATGGCAAGACCTCTCACCCATGACCTCGTGATGACTATTCTCGATGAGGTCTCGTTTCGTGTAGAGCGGGTGGTCATCACTGAGTTAAAAGACTCGACTTATTTTGCCGAGCTAATTTTAGCGAGTGGAGATAAAGCGCTTATTCTTGATTCTCGCCCCTCTGATGCAATCGCAGTTGCGTTGCGTGCGGAGGCGCCGATTTTTGTTACCCAACAAGTATTGTCCCAAGCTCAGATTAGTTTCGCTGATAACATGCATTCTGGAGGAGATTCTCAGGAAGACGGAGAGCCAGATGCTCCCTCACACTCTTCGGACGTTTCTGGCGGTGAAGGTCAGGGTCCAGCAGATGCGGAAGCAGCAAGCGATTTATTAGAAGAGGAGCTTGCTTCTCGATTTCAGAATTTTAAGGAAATCGACAAGGACAAGTGGAATGAGATTCTTGAAGAACTCGATCCTGATGACTTCAAATACAAGACCTGA
- the miaB gene encoding tRNA (N6-isopentenyl adenosine(37)-C2)-methylthiotransferase MiaB, with protein sequence MWSQTRSYNMSEESLIQIGAKQTASAGCGTHAHELIEPSGSHAVRVPGAELKGVYIHTFGCQMNVYDSEKLGVLLENTHQPVSKPEDADLILINTCSIREKAEHKLYSLVGGLRSLKEKNTDLLIGVGGCVAQQEGAEIIKRAPLVDFVFGTHNLSLVPALIQNIQKGAGKQVAVDYREDWETLPLHGPTGRASAFITISRGCNKNCAYCIVPTTRGPEVSRPIAEILQEVRLAATRGVREVTLLGQTVNSYGLDLSPRMKFSQLLEKVAEVDGIDRIRFTSPHPQEIRDDFFRILHDNPKVCRHVHMPMQSGSDRVLKAMNRNYRMKKFHRIVEGLRDACPSVAITTDIIVGFPGETEEEFRETLKAMNEIRFDSSYSFAFSPRPGTEAERLSEQLPESVKRERLLELQALQQDHTAEKLTAWIGQETEVLIDGFVKSNPELVQGRNSQNILIHLEQPEEDLGPGMMTKVRITRSSRYTLHGARIAPC encoded by the coding sequence ATGTGGTCGCAGACAAGGTCTTATAACATGTCAGAAGAATCTCTGATTCAAATTGGTGCGAAGCAAACAGCCTCAGCCGGATGTGGAACTCATGCCCATGAGCTGATCGAACCGTCTGGTTCACATGCCGTACGAGTACCGGGTGCGGAGTTGAAAGGGGTCTATATTCATACCTTCGGTTGTCAGATGAATGTTTATGACTCGGAGAAGCTTGGGGTGCTGCTTGAGAATACTCATCAACCAGTATCGAAACCTGAGGATGCCGATCTTATTCTGATTAATACCTGTAGTATCCGAGAAAAAGCCGAACATAAGCTCTATAGCCTGGTGGGTGGTCTCCGCAGTTTGAAGGAAAAGAATACCGACCTCCTGATTGGAGTGGGGGGATGTGTTGCCCAGCAAGAGGGCGCTGAAATAATCAAGCGTGCACCGCTCGTAGACTTTGTTTTTGGCACCCACAATCTTTCGCTCGTTCCAGCGCTGATTCAGAACATACAGAAAGGAGCCGGAAAGCAGGTTGCGGTTGACTATCGTGAGGACTGGGAAACGTTGCCGCTTCATGGGCCAACTGGACGAGCCTCTGCTTTTATTACCATTTCTCGAGGATGCAATAAAAACTGCGCATATTGTATCGTGCCGACGACACGAGGACCTGAGGTGTCTCGTCCCATAGCAGAGATTTTGCAAGAAGTTCGCCTTGCTGCTACGCGAGGTGTTCGAGAGGTAACTCTTTTAGGTCAAACGGTAAACTCTTACGGATTAGATCTTTCACCGCGAATGAAGTTTTCACAACTGTTAGAAAAAGTTGCTGAGGTGGATGGAATCGATCGGATTCGCTTTACGAGCCCGCATCCACAAGAGATTCGAGACGACTTCTTTAGAATCCTCCATGACAATCCAAAGGTGTGTCGGCATGTTCATATGCCCATGCAGTCAGGCAGTGATAGAGTCTTAAAGGCAATGAACCGTAATTATCGAATGAAAAAATTTCATCGAATTGTTGAAGGATTGAGAGATGCATGTCCGAGCGTCGCAATCACCACGGATATTATTGTCGGTTTTCCTGGTGAGACTGAAGAGGAGTTTAGGGAAACTCTAAAAGCAATGAATGAGATTAGATTTGATTCGAGTTATTCTTTTGCCTTTTCGCCCCGACCTGGTACAGAAGCTGAAAGACTCTCGGAACAGCTCCCTGAAAGTGTGAAGAGAGAGCGACTTCTGGAGTTACAGGCATTACAGCAAGATCATACGGCAGAGAAGCTCACCGCTTGGATTGGCCAGGAGACTGAAGTTCTCATCGATGGGTTTGTGAAGAGTAATCCAGAGCTTGTGCAAGGGAGAAACTCACAGAATATACTGATCCACCTTGAACAACCTGAGGAGGATCTGGGTCCTGGCATGATGACGAAAGTTCGGATTACCCGTAGCTCTCGATACACCCTACACGGTGCACGGATTGCCCCCTGCTGA